The region CCACACGCTGACGGCCCGCTTCCAGGGCCAGGACGGCAACTGGAACGAGATGATGAAGACGGACTACTACCGCAAGGCGTAGTATCCCCGGAAACAGAATGGGGCCGCGCTCAGGATGTGACTCCCCAGCGCGGCCTCTTGCTGCGTCTGACAGGCACGCGGCTCGTACACGACCACGATGAAGCTGATCGGGGTATCCGTCATCCCGAGCGAAGCGACGAAGGAGCGAAGTCGAGAGATCTTCCCCGGTGGACCTGGTGTGTGGCCGGAGAAGATCCCTCCGCTCCGCCCGTGCCTCGCTTCGGTCGGGATGACACGCCTCGTATTCACCATGGCGCAGTAGTAGGCCTGCGCGCCGAATGCTGAGCGCGAGTCAGCGGGCGGCGACGGCCAGCCCCGGCATGGTGAAGCCGACGGCATCGAGGTTCTTCGCGAGGTCCGCGCGCTCGGCGGCGGTCAGCTCGGTCAGCGGCGGGCGAACCGTCACCCAGTCGGCATCGTCGCCGTAGTGCGCGACGGCCGCCTTGAGGGCCGGGATCATCACGTACCCCTGGAAGACCTTGCGGACCACGTCCAGCGCATCCTGTTGGGCGTCGGCATCCGCGTTCTGCCAGGTGGCCGCCAGCTTCGCAATCGGCCCCGGGTTGACGTTCGCCGTGGCCGAGATGCAGCCGGCCCCACCCCCGCGCATGGTCGCCAGCAGGAACGACTCGCTCCCGCAGAAGACGTCGAAGCCGTGCGGCTGGAACCGATCGAGCATCGCCCTGGTGTTCGACCAGTCGCCCGAACTGTCCTTGATGCCGGCGATGGTGCCCGGGTACGCCTTCAGCAGCCGCTCGATGACCGTCAGCGTGATCGGCACGTTGGCGACCGGGGGGATGTGGTAGAGGTAGATCCGCAGGCGACTGTCGCCGACCCGCTGGATGACCTCCGAGAAGCTGCGGAAAAGGCCGTCGTCGGAGAGGCCCTTGTAGTAGAACGGCGGCAGCATCAGGACGCCGCCCGCGCCGAGCTGCACGGCGTGGCGGGTCAGCTCAACGGTATCCGTGAGGGCGCAGGCGCCGGTGCCGGGCATCATGCGGCCGGCCGGGATGCCCGCCTCGACCAGCGTGTCGAGCAGCCGGACCTTCTCCCCCACCGACAGCGAGTTGCCCTCCGAGTTGGTGCCGAAGACTGCCAGCCCGACGTCGTTGCTGAGCAGCCACTGACAGTGCCGCACGAAGCGGGCGGCATCAGGCTGAAGATCGGCGTCGAAGGGGGTGACGACCGGCGAGAGGACGCCCTGCATCCGCTCGGGCTGCTGCGCGCTCATAGAGCCTCCAACGTCCTAC is a window of Chloroflexota bacterium DNA encoding:
- a CDS encoding dihydrodipicolinate synthase family protein — encoded protein: MSAQQPERMQGVLSPVVTPFDADLQPDAARFVRHCQWLLSNDVGLAVFGTNSEGNSLSVGEKVRLLDTLVEAGIPAGRMMPGTGACALTDTVELTRHAVQLGAGGVLMLPPFYYKGLSDDGLFRSFSEVIQRVGDSRLRIYLYHIPPVANVPITLTVIERLLKAYPGTIAGIKDSSGDWSNTRAMLDRFQPHGFDVFCGSESFLLATMRGGGAGCISATANVNPGPIAKLAATWQNADADAQQDALDVVRKVFQGYVMIPALKAAVAHYGDDADWVTVRPPLTELTAAERADLAKNLDAVGFTMPGLAVAAR